The Afipia sp. P52-10 sequence ATCCGGCCGCGGTCGGGCGTCCGGAAATCCTGGTGCTGCTGTTCGGTTCGCCGGACAAGCCGGACCGCACGGTCGATGTCGCGGCGCTGTCGTCGTGGCTGGCCTTGCGCGCGATCGAGCGTGAGACCAAGCGGCTCGAACAGATCGAGCGCACCAATCCGCTCCTGAATCCGCCGAAGCCCGATGAAGCGCCTGCGCCGCCTGCGGCACCCACACCCGCGCCTGCGCCACACGCTGCCGTGCCGCCGGCCGCTGGGCCGTCAGCGCCGGCTCCGCAGACGGTGCCGCTGCCACGTCCGGCTCCGCCGCAGGCTGCATCGTCGCCGCCGCCGCAGGAGCCCGCAACAGGGGTACCGCCGTTGCCGCCGCCGGTGGAGGTGAAGCCTGCGCCGGGTGCGCGCGCGCCGCAGCGGCAGAGCAGCCCGCTGGTGATTACGCCGGCGCCACGGCGTCCGGCCTCGTCTGGGTTTTAAAAGTGACTGACTGTGAGGCGTGGCAAGTGCCGCGCCGAAGCGATGATCCGCTAATGTGTGGCGCATCGTTTTCGAGGCGCGTCCTCGGCTTCGAGTCGCGTATTGCGACGTCCCAATGGCAGGGGGCTGGATCGCAACCGTTGGAAATTCACGCAGCCGGCGTGAACTTGGCCGCGAGCAATTCGGGTAGAGGGAGAGGGATCGACGGGATTCGATCCCTCTCCCCGTTTGTGGCTTCGATGGGGGAGAGGGCCGCTGTCGCGCATGCGCGCGAAGCAAGGATCGAATTTGCGTGATCGAACGACGTGGGTCGGATTGCGGTCCGCCGCGCCTCAATCCGGCGTGACCGACGCGTGCATGCCCTGCCGCTCGCCGATCATCACCGCGCTGATGGCGCGGACCCGGAAGTAATCGAGCACGAACAGCCGCACCGCCGACGACAGGTTGTTGGTCTTACGATGCGCGTCGATGATCTCGATCAAAGCCGAGAGCGTGATGCCGCGGCGGATCGCGATGTCCTTGAGGCCGGTCCAGAACGCGTCCTCGAGGCTGACGCTGGTCTTGTGCTTGCGCACCACCACCGAGCGCTTGACGACGGCGAACTCTTTCGCCGGGACGGGGTGAACGGTGTCGATCGTGTCATGGTCGAGCATAGGCATCTCCCTGCGCGATGGCCATCAATGGCCCAATCGCTTTTGATGCAAGAAGACTACGGAGATGCCGTTTTTCCCGCTATTCGGGTAACACCCTACGCATTAATCGGTATGCCGCGCCGCGGTCGGCGGTGCGCGCGTGTGGTTCGCAAGCACCCGAGCAACTCAAAACGTCCGGGTTTGTCGTATCTGAATGCCGTTCCTGAATATGCCGCGACGAGATGCGAGGTTTTGATGTCGGCACGGAGCGCGATGGTTGGATGAGTCAGCATCGCGCTCTGACTGACTGTTTGAGCATGAATTCGGGGTGAGCCCGAGGATGGTCTCCGAAAATGCTTTACGTCCTTTCGGATCGCGCGTCGGCTTGACGGCTGTTGCGCCTACAGGGTTGCGCCAGCGTCGGGTGCACGCACGCCGCCGCTCATCGCGCGGCTGCGGAAGTATTCGAGCACATAGAGACGGATCGCCGACGACAGATTGCCTTGACGGCGGCCCTTGTCGATTTCGCTGACGAGATCGGACAAGGTCATGTCGCGCGTGGAGGAAATCTCCTTCATGCCGTTCCAGAACGCTTCCTCCAGGCTGACGCTAGTCTTGTGACCGGCAACGACGATCGACCGCTTCACCACAGGAGATTTCATGCTGGATCATCCTCATCGAGACGATGCTGATC is a genomic window containing:
- a CDS encoding ribbon-helix-helix domain-containing protein, giving the protein MLDHDTIDTVHPVPAKEFAVVKRSVVVRKHKTSVSLEDAFWTGLKDIAIRRGITLSALIEIIDAHRKTNNLSSAVRLFVLDYFRVRAISAVMIGERQGMHASVTPD
- a CDS encoding ribbon-helix-helix domain-containing protein, producing MKSPVVKRSIVVAGHKTSVSLEEAFWNGMKEISSTRDMTLSDLVSEIDKGRRQGNLSSAIRLYVLEYFRSRAMSGGVRAPDAGATL